The Etheostoma cragini isolate CJK2018 unplaced genomic scaffold, CSU_Ecrag_1.0 ScbMSFa_4411, whole genome shotgun sequence genomic interval TTCCTGCGGCACTACTCCCGGATCGAGGTGTGCACGCTGACCCCCGACGCCATCGACAACGACTCCGTCAAACACTGGAGCGTCAGCAAGTTCGACGGCATGTGGAGGAAAGGCTCCACCGCCGGGGGGTGCAGGAACCATCCTTGTGAGTACTGGGACCGGATCACCTGATTATTCAGGACCGGATCACCTGATTATTCAGGACCGGATCACCTGATTATTCAGGACCGGATCACCTGATTATTCATAGGTTAGACATGACAGAATCACGGAGATGATCTGATGATTGTTCAGAggatgtgatgattttagaGAGATCTGGTGATCTGATGATTTGAGGATTGTCCCTCTGCAGATACGTTCTGGATGAATCCCCAGTTCGTGATCAAGCTGGACGAGGAGGACGACGACCCCGAGGACGGAGAGGTGGGCTGCAGCTTCGTGGTCGGTCTGATCCAGAAGAACCGCAGGAAGCTGCGGAAGGTCGGAGAGGACATGCACACGGTCGGCTTCGCCATCTACGAGGTGAGACCTGGTCCTGTTGGTTAGGTTTCTATATGTCATTTATTTAGgcttttatgctaagctaaacaggctttatgctaagctaagtggcTATATACCTTACACTAACTGGACCTTTGTCTTGTGTTTCGTTCCAGGTTCCTAAACAGGTGAGTGCTGATCGCTGAGACGTCCTCCAGTTGAAATGTTCTCCAGCTGAAATGTCCCGCTGTAGGGGACATGGAGGACAAGAAGGACACTCTACACAGGAAGA includes:
- the LOC117941124 gene encoding calpain-2 catalytic subunit-like, coding for VITSCLCSSPEWQSVQGDAPHAKAEDGEFWMSYTDFLRHYSRIEVCTLTPDAIDNDSVKHWSVSKFDGMWRKGSTAGGCRNHPYTFWMNPQFVIKLDEEDDDPEDGEVGCSFVVGLIQKNRRKLRKVGEDMHTVGFAIYEVPKQFHGQRDVHLDKNYFLSHAQ